In Fructilactobacillus cliffordii, a single genomic region encodes these proteins:
- the rpe gene encoding ribulose-phosphate 3-epimerase gives MIKVAPSILSADYINLQKSIEAVDQAGAEVLHIDVMDGLFVPAISYGPAWVKAIRPITQMELDCHLMIENPERYVDTFADNGADLIGVHVEATPHIHRALQMIKNKGVKAEVVINPGTPVSLIEPVLYLIDQVLVMTVNPGFGGQKFIPETISKIKQLNQLRNENEDYDFTIEIDGGVNNQTVVKPYEAGADVAVAGSYVFGAENPAERVQAIKKATDF, from the coding sequence ATGATTAAAGTGGCACCATCAATTTTAAGTGCGGATTACATTAACTTGCAAAAGAGCATTGAAGCGGTTGATCAAGCGGGAGCAGAAGTGCTTCACATTGACGTTATGGACGGTTTGTTTGTTCCAGCCATTTCCTATGGTCCAGCCTGGGTTAAGGCAATTCGGCCGATTACACAAATGGAATTAGATTGTCATTTGATGATTGAAAATCCAGAACGGTACGTGGATACGTTTGCTGACAACGGAGCTGATTTAATTGGGGTTCACGTGGAAGCAACTCCTCACATTCACCGGGCTTTACAGATGATTAAGAACAAGGGTGTGAAAGCTGAAGTTGTCATTAACCCGGGAACGCCGGTGAGTTTGATTGAACCGGTGTTGTACCTCATTGATCAAGTATTGGTTATGACGGTTAACCCCGGTTTTGGGGGCCAGAAGTTTATTCCCGAAACGATTAGTAAGATTAAGCAACTAAACCAACTGCGGAATGAAAATGAAGACTACGACTTTACCATTGAAATTGATGGGGGTGTTAACAACCAGACGGTGGTTAAACCATACGAAGCCGGTGCGGATGTTGCCGTAGCCGGTTCGTACGTCTTTGGTGCCGAAAATCCTGCCGAACGGGTCCAAGCAATCAAAAAGGCAACTGATTTTTAA
- the fmt gene encoding methionyl-tRNA formyltransferase yields the protein MQKVVFMGTPQFSVPILWALNEHYQVEAVVTQPDRPVGRKRKLTASPVKQTAEELGLPVLQPEKLGGSPELQQVIDLAPDFIVTAAYGQFLPTKLLQAAQIAAVNVHGSLLPKYRGGAPVQYAIMNGDAKTGVTIMYMVKEMDAGDILEQAAVPITDQDDTESMFQKLSIVGRDLLLDTLPKLAKHEITPQPQAEDQVVFSPTIKRGEEQLDFRQPAQNLDWKVRALRPNPGAYALVDGKRYKFWDVQPVGKTTNLAPGQVVIRTKHSLEVAAGDQTVLKINELQPAGKPRTTIQAFLNGNQTLQTGDQFIDEYEQK from the coding sequence ATGCAAAAAGTAGTTTTTATGGGGACCCCGCAGTTTAGCGTTCCCATTTTATGGGCGTTAAACGAACACTACCAAGTAGAAGCAGTGGTGACCCAACCGGATCGCCCGGTCGGCCGAAAACGAAAGTTGACCGCGTCACCTGTCAAGCAAACGGCAGAGGAACTCGGGTTGCCCGTTTTACAACCCGAAAAGCTGGGTGGCAGTCCCGAGTTACAACAAGTAATTGATTTAGCTCCAGACTTTATCGTTACTGCTGCCTACGGTCAGTTTTTACCAACGAAGTTACTGCAGGCTGCCCAAATCGCAGCGGTTAATGTACACGGCTCATTACTCCCGAAGTATCGGGGAGGTGCTCCCGTTCAGTATGCAATTATGAATGGGGATGCCAAAACCGGCGTAACGATTATGTACATGGTCAAGGAAATGGATGCGGGAGACATTTTGGAACAAGCAGCCGTTCCCATCACTGATCAAGATGATACGGAATCCATGTTTCAAAAGCTCAGCATCGTGGGCCGAGACTTGTTGTTAGACACGTTGCCCAAGTTAGCCAAGCACGAAATTACGCCGCAACCCCAAGCTGAGGACCAAGTGGTATTTTCGCCCACGATTAAACGAGGGGAAGAGCAACTGGATTTCCGGCAGCCCGCGCAAAATTTGGATTGGAAGGTACGCGCTTTGCGGCCTAATCCTGGAGCTTATGCGCTAGTGGATGGAAAACGGTATAAATTTTGGGACGTCCAACCAGTGGGAAAAACCACGAATTTGGCTCCCGGACAAGTTGTCATCCGGACCAAGCACAGCCTAGAGGTTGCAGCGGGAGACCAGACCGTCTTAAAAATTAACGAATTACAGCCAGCGGGAAAACCAAGAACGACGATTCAAGCCTTTTTAAACGGGAATCAGACACTACAAACAGGAGACCAATTTATTGATGAGTACGAACAAAAGTAA
- the rsmB gene encoding 16S rRNA (cytosine(967)-C(5))-methyltransferase RsmB yields MSTNKSNPRSLAVETLERVHNGAYSNLQINNVISASEMSEKDIRLFTNIVYGVIQHRLTLNYYVQQLVSHADKLQPWVIELLDSAIYQMVYLDKVPNRAIFDESIKIAKQRGHDGIRRLVTGVLHTIARRGLPDLQQIKDPVERLSISVSVPVWLVKTLTNQLGQTKAEHLLATINQPANQSIRVNRVKTTPAELQSQLEAEGFTVRPSVIAADALVLSHGVAAHSALFKAGLYTIQDESAMLPVQALPLAESDVVLDACAAPGGKTTQIAERLTTGKVVALDLHEKKLKKIQENAQRLGVSDRITTQALDARRVTTEFAPQTFDHILVDAPCSGIGLIRRKPEIRYEKTLADVEKLANIQQAILDAVAPTLKVGGMLMYSTCTILDQENMANVQGFLATHPNFEAVYVTTKHDLKAGRTEPELKIYPDDYGSDGFFVAGLRKVSE; encoded by the coding sequence ATGAGTACGAACAAAAGTAATCCACGCTCTCTGGCGGTGGAAACGTTAGAACGCGTGCATAACGGCGCTTATTCTAATTTACAGATTAATAACGTGATTAGCGCGTCTGAGATGTCAGAAAAAGACATCCGTTTATTTACGAACATCGTTTATGGAGTGATTCAGCATCGGCTCACCCTTAATTACTACGTGCAGCAACTGGTCAGTCACGCCGATAAGTTACAACCGTGGGTCATCGAACTCCTTGATAGTGCGATTTACCAGATGGTTTATTTGGATAAGGTTCCCAACCGGGCAATTTTTGATGAATCCATTAAAATTGCTAAACAACGTGGTCATGATGGGATTCGAAGGTTAGTTACGGGGGTTTTGCATACGATTGCGCGGCGGGGATTACCCGATCTGCAACAAATTAAAGATCCCGTCGAACGGCTTTCAATTTCGGTTAGTGTACCGGTTTGGTTGGTTAAAACCCTTACGAATCAACTAGGTCAAACTAAAGCAGAGCACCTGCTAGCCACCATTAACCAACCGGCGAACCAATCAATTCGGGTCAACCGGGTGAAGACCACGCCCGCTGAACTGCAGAGTCAGTTAGAAGCAGAAGGGTTTACGGTACGACCGAGTGTCATTGCCGCCGACGCACTCGTATTAAGTCATGGCGTGGCCGCTCATTCTGCTTTATTTAAAGCTGGGTTGTACACGATTCAGGATGAAAGTGCAATGTTACCGGTCCAAGCGTTACCGTTAGCTGAAAGTGATGTTGTGCTGGATGCTTGTGCAGCACCGGGAGGGAAGACCACCCAAATTGCTGAGCGGTTGACCACGGGGAAGGTTGTTGCGTTAGATCTTCACGAAAAAAAGCTCAAGAAGATTCAGGAAAACGCGCAGCGGCTTGGAGTTAGCGACCGGATTACCACGCAGGCATTAGACGCCCGTCGGGTCACAACTGAATTTGCTCCCCAAACCTTTGATCACATTTTGGTGGATGCCCCATGTTCTGGGATTGGTCTGATCCGGCGCAAACCCGAAATTCGGTACGAAAAGACGCTGGCGGATGTGGAAAAATTAGCCAATATCCAACAAGCGATTTTAGATGCAGTAGCACCGACGTTGAAAGTGGGAGGCATGCTAATGTACAGCACCTGTACGATCTTAGATCAAGAAAACATGGCGAACGTGCAGGGGTTTTTAGCAACGCATCCTAATTTTGAAGCAGTTTACGTAACGACTAAGCATGATTTAAAGGCTGGGCGAACCGAACCGGAGTTGAAAATTTATCCGGATGATTATGGTTCAGACGGTTTCTTCGTCGCAGGCTTGAGAAAGGTGTCAGAATGA
- the rsgA gene encoding ribosome small subunit-dependent GTPase A, whose protein sequence is MTDVQKGKIYQSLSGFYDIVLNGKTFRTRARGNFRKHQIKPLVGDWVEFTAPNQHEGYVLKVLPRFNELVRPPIANTDQAFVVTSAVEPDFSASLLDKELVALEREHIQPILVFTKVDLLSETVKPHFLQIVKNYQQLVGYPTIIATDPEADTQLLSRLIDKQTVVMGQTGAGKSTLLNHLDPELNLTTGEISQALSRGKHTTRKVSLVTINGGVVADTPGFSSFETMDIQPTELKNYYPDFVRVAVNCKFRECVHINEPDCAVKQGVKNGTILTSRYEDYVDQYQTIKAQKPVYRRKRGN, encoded by the coding sequence ATGACAGACGTTCAAAAGGGCAAAATTTATCAATCACTGAGCGGTTTTTACGACATTGTTTTGAACGGGAAAACCTTTCGGACCCGAGCTCGGGGTAATTTTCGTAAGCACCAAATTAAACCACTAGTTGGTGACTGGGTGGAGTTTACGGCTCCCAATCAACATGAGGGATATGTGTTAAAGGTCTTACCGCGTTTTAACGAGCTGGTTCGGCCTCCAATTGCGAATACAGATCAGGCGTTTGTGGTTACATCAGCGGTAGAACCAGATTTTTCGGCTAGTTTACTAGATAAAGAACTGGTTGCTCTAGAACGAGAACACATTCAACCAATCCTGGTGTTCACCAAGGTAGATCTACTGTCAGAAACCGTCAAGCCGCACTTTTTACAAATCGTCAAAAACTATCAGCAATTGGTGGGATATCCGACCATCATTGCAACCGATCCGGAGGCAGATACCCAGCTGCTTTCCCGTCTAATTGATAAACAGACGGTCGTGATGGGTCAAACCGGAGCCGGAAAATCGACCCTCTTAAATCACTTGGATCCGGAATTAAACCTCACAACCGGAGAGATTTCGCAGGCGTTGAGTCGGGGTAAGCACACCACTAGAAAAGTTTCGTTGGTTACCATTAATGGGGGGGTAGTTGCTGATACCCCGGGCTTTTCTTCCTTTGAAACCATGGACATTCAACCGACCGAATTAAAAAATTATTATCCAGACTTTGTTCGTGTTGCCGTGAACTGTAAATTCCGGGAGTGCGTGCACATTAACGAACCGGATTGCGCCGTGAAGCAGGGGGTAAAAAATGGTACAATTTTAACGAGCCGATATGAAGATTATGTCGACCAGTATCAAACCATTAAGGCCCAAAAACCGGTCTACCGACGGAAAAGAGGAAATTAA